DNA from Rosa rugosa chromosome 6, drRosRugo1.1, whole genome shotgun sequence:
TGGGGATCTTATGTCTATCACCGGTGATTCCCGTGttatataattttaattttatgaaataaagattttctttcattaaaaaaaataaaaaaataaaaagagcatGTCCAAGTCCAACAGAGCTACCTATTGTAGCTTGCTTACTATGTTGGCTGTTTCTTACTAACACTGATTACCTTcttgatgttgttgttgttgtttttttttttttttctcttcaaatTAAACTGTGGCTGGAGATGAGATAGCATGCAACATCCCCTTTACAAGCCAAATATTGCTAGTTATGTATCTTTCACGAGTGAaaagtttcacttaaaatttaCGAGACAGTTGATTAGGGATTTGCTGGTATATTGCTAATAAAAGATTAACTTGTTAAATATTGCTAATAAAGACGTTCTTGATGGAATTGCTTATGGTATTGCGATGTTTGCTATAGCTTCATTTTAAATTTAACTGAATTaaaattatatttaattaaACTCAAATTACATTTAATCGAATCAAACTTACTAGATTGACAACAAATTTCTTTATAAACTTGTAAAAAGTGCACCACGTGATGTGGTGTGTTTGTCGAAcggctccatcccgtggccagcagatttgagggaccctttgggttcgtgcgtctgcggtgcagtggactAGTCTGGCTTTGcttggctttcgccgcaatgtcggtgcaggtgtcctggcgctgggataccactgcatgggtgtatgcgttactaacagctaactacccaatcaaaataaaaaaaacttgtaAAAAGTCGTAAAGGTAGTAAATAATACTAACAACTAATATTACACAAAAAAGGACCCACGATACAAGAATAAATACAAACTTGTTGTATTTGTAAGTGTATGTATGACATACATGTATGTAATATACAACTTCTCATTTTTGATTAGTATGTTGAAAATGCTCTTAAAACCAAACTAAATCTCAAATCTTGAGTAGCTTGAATTTTGCACGCAACTCATTGAATTTCGAACACGAGACTAGAGACTTGGAACCCAAGTCCagttgagagagaaagcttGTGAACTTGAACTCAAGGCTCGGTATGGAGCTTTGCCCGGTCTGTGGTTCGGACCCGAGACTCAAACTCAAAACTTCAAATCCTTATCTCCGACCACGTCTGGAATCTGGATCATGCATTATGAATGAAAAGCCTACTGGCTTGAAAAATAAGATTCAACGAAATGAAGAAGCATTTGTGTGTACAATCGTCGGTATGCATAGGGGCGTAACTAGGATCAAAAGTTTGGAGGGTCCAAATGCAATTTTTCATGAAGGTAAATACGAACTATTCAAAATAACCATAAAAACTAATTAGCAGAGAAGTAATTAATAGTTTTATACCagcatttatgtttttttttttttttttttttttgatcgaaaATGAATTCATTCATTTATCAACGAAATACTACATCAAGGAGTATATAGTGGCCTCATTAAACCCACCACAACGATTGGGAAGAGTACCACACTCCATTTTAACTTCATTACAAAGACTCATCAACTAGAATTGGAATAAGCCAATCTGGCGCCATCCTCCACCAATAAGTAGGGAAAGGTAGAGATAACGCGACTTTTGCCACACAATGAGCAGCATTATTACACTCTCTTGGGATGTACCCCCAACTACAAAACTGAAAAGAACTTAAAAGTACCTTGGCTTCATCAACTAGTGCACCATCTGAACTGAGGTCTTCCTGATCAGAGTTTAAAGCCTGGAAAATGTTCTGAGCATCACCTTCTATTTCCAATCTAGTAAACCCCGCTTGTAGACAGAAATGCAATCCATTGACCAGAGCTAGAAACTCACATGTTTGTGGACTCACAAAACCCACCATTGGGACAGCCAGGACCCCAATACAAGTACCATTCTCATCCCTGCAAACTGCTCCCGTACCAAAAACCCCTTTGGTTACCTCCAGCGCCCCGTCGATATTAAGTTTGATGACTCCCCCACTTGGTTTCACCCATCTCCTTTGTCGCTGCCCAACCAACCCCATGTCATGCATCCCATCTTCTCCCAACATGTTACCCCTACCCATCTCACCATTACCATCCCTATTGCCATAATTACCATAGAAATCCCACCACGCAGCAGCTCTCACCATTACCATCCCTATTGCCATAATTACCATAGAAATCCCACCACGCACCAGCATttatgtttgaaaaaaaaaattagtatgaGAAAAGCTTAAATATTTCATAATGATTTAATAGTTTGCAAAACAAAACACTGTATAATTTAAGGTCCAACCAAATATTAATTATTTTGAGATGTGATTGGTTGATATATTAACTTTAGGTGGAGCTGGCGGGTTTCGTGCAGATTATGTTACTGACCTAGCcgctctctgctagggtttatcgAAGAAAACTTTTCTTCGACAAAATCTTTCAATTTACCCAAACTCGATGGCGGATGCCATCCCTAGCCTTGTGGATGCTTGCCTCCTCTTGGCACTTGCTGTTGGCTTGACAGATGGACCGTCTCCGGTACTGTTCTGTTCACCGCCTGCATCGATGAAGTGGATCAATAGAGTTCGACCAGATTTGCCTTCTGATCTCTGGCTTTGCGAACCGCTGTACAAAGACGAGGCTGGACGTGGTGGGGATATATTGGGTGAGCCTGGTGGTGGTGAGATTGAAGGTTTTGGTGACGGTGGTCGTGCAAAGGTGGAGGAGACTATGATGGGCTTCTGGTCTCGTGCGGCTGGTGTCGAGATTGGAGCCTTGCAATTGGATTCTCATACTGGGCGGGATGTGAAGGGGAGCGACTCAAATGCGTTAGCTCTTTCACCGGTGAAGCTGGTTACGAACGTCGACGGTGAGTCGAGGTTGAAGGACGAGGAAGCTGGTGGTTGTGATGGCTTTCGATCTTCGAATGCAGGAGATGTCGTCAACTGGCCGTGCTATCTCGGCGGAGGAGGCTGCTGCGGCGGCGTGGAGCAGGTCGGTGGCATAGGTGAACTGGAGCAGGGCGGGGTGCCCTTAGCAATTACAATTTGGACTCTCTAGGCTTCATTCTAGACTGCGGGCTGGGCTTGGGTGGGTTGGACTCTAAACTTTGGGTCCTGGGCCTCCTTAGTTCGGGGTGTGGAGGATGATTTGTCGTCCTCTAATCCAAATATTGTTTAATTTCATTTGGGTCGCAAAATCTAGTTTGCTCGGTTGATACATTTTATTTAACTTGCTTCTGAGcttctaggttttgttagaataaaggtctCCTTAAAAGATGGGTGTACCCGGGAGTGCGAGGTTCTGTTTGTTTAGAATAGGTCCTGTGTATGTCCTAAATGACGGCTCTTTCTATCAGCCCCTCAGAAGTGTGTCatttctggtactgcttgctgaattataaaattgaCTGACTTccttcgattcaaaaaaaaCTTTAGGTGGAATAAGTATGATATATATTaataatttatgaaaaaaagaatttaataataaaatattagaaAAAAAGTGTCGGGTTCCGGACACGCCCCCAACATAGATCCGCTCCCAATACATGAACCTGCAATATAAATTATGACTTGTTCCTTGACTTCTTCTACCTGAAGGAATCAAGCAAGGCTATGTGGAAGGTGTCATTAACCTGATTATAATATCTTTTTGCCTTTTAATTTGGTCTATAAATGATCCAAGAGATTTTGCTTCGACGACAAATATTACTCGTTACTTAAGACCACACAGGCTGCATATATACCATGGCCGATCTTCAGTATCAAATGCGCCAAACCCTTATCGTTCACGAACATAATTCCTTTACTGTCACCTTCAACATTCTTCTAATCAATCTCGCAGCTTCCACTTCCACTCATGCCATTCTCGCTTTCCTCGTCCCTATACTCGTCGCCTTTATTCAAATCAAGTTCCCAGGAATTTCAGTACTGTCTTCTCCCTTCGAAACACATCGTAACACCACCGTCGTCGCGATTACAAGCTTACTTGCATATTGCTTGATTGTTGGGGTTAGGGTAAGGTTTCCAGCTAGGGCTCGTACTTGGTCTAGATTTGCCCTTTTGTTTTCTGGTTTGCTCTCTGTTGCTTCACTGCTTTCAATTTTGCTCCCAGATTCTTGGAACCATGTGCCATATATGATGTACTTCATTTATGTCATAGGGGAGGGTTTCCAATTAGTCCGAATGCTTTGTCGACAAGCGGGCCGACGTCAAATGAGATCGAGGCGCACACTGCTCCCTTTGAGGGTAGAGCTAGCGGAGATTCATGAGTTTGCAGCACGTGCATGAGAGCTAGATCGAATTAGCTGGTGTATATATTTGTTTTCTCGCCACAGTACGTAGAAGAATATTGGCAAGTGAAGCTTCGTTTAGATAACAGTAAAGTAGAAAAATGAACTGAATTAGCTCGCGCGATACCGAGAGATTAATATCGCCTAAttttctattatatatatatatatatataacttataGTATAGTACTGTACAATCGATGATCAAACTATGTGTATAAAGTAAATCACCAATAAAGTTGGTTCTGAAGCAAACtctaaatacacacacacacaactttCTACCTAGCtacttcttaattttttttttttctagtgtgaatttttttttttgtcaagtttAGTGTGGATCCTTAAACTGCCAAACAGTAAGACTCCACTGcagttttaattttatctaggAAAACAAGCCTATAGATTTCAGTTTTTCGAATCTAATATATGAATCATATTTTCTTCCATATATGTATATGAAGTCAAAACCACGGGTACATACACTGAAGATCGATTCTTAAAGTACCAAAATTTAACTTCATAAGGTTCCAAAACAGCAAATGAATCAATCATGTACGGAAAGATTAAAAGCTATATAAAAGAAAAGCTCTTTTAGGATTCAAGTGGCATTCATTACTCGCAAGAAAGAGCTAGTGCGTACTTTTGTTTTTTCCGCTGTTTTCGTGCCAATCATATCCAGTTGATTGCAACTTTATAATAGCTTAGACTGAAGTTTAATTTGCTAATGGTTACTTTGGATATAACTCATATAAGGTTAGTTAATTGGGCTAAACGAAATGATGAGACGAGACAAAGACTTATAAGAAACTATTGTCaatggcctagtggttcttgcctagttgggtgtgctccccaacctaggttcgaaccccgaagctgtcaaagtggccagacactgtgctgcaatgcacagttggagtatctcacatgcgccgaagggattgttggcgtgagtcactctccataattgtaggaattgtagtataattaAGATTATATagttaagagcatctttagcaatgctagccatattttagtcattttttagctaaaaagttattttggctagccaGTTTTAAAACACGTCTGCACCAATGCTCTCTATTATAGCTAACATTGAAtatttaattttgaattttgaattttgaattataaattacataacCCTAATTTTTCAACGGCTATTTTTTATTATGTGAAAAATTGATCTCAACGGCTACTTTTCTTGGTGGTCAAATTGATCAGTTCTTTGCTTGCTAAGAGCAAAGATAGATATCTATTTTCATATCAGATATGATCTGCTCTAAATTAAAGTGAAACTAAATCTTTTGTGCAAGAAAATCATATCAAAGAGATATATATTAGGCTAACCAACATCATATtaaaaaagatacatattttgcTAGCAAATCATATAAAAAAGATACACATTCATTTGTGAGATATGTATATTTACAAAAGatttggcaaagcaacaaaCAATGGAAGTTGATCATTCTCATTTACTTGGAAAGATTAGTTGCTTGCTTGACGAACATGCAAAGCAATAATATATATTGATACCCAGTTTTTCAATCTTTCATCTCATATCTCAATTTCATTTAGTCTAGACATCTCATTTATATTGTGTCCAATGGCGAGTCAATCCATAGCAAGTCGTTGGATACGTAAGAGGTTCCTGAAAAAGAATGACATTGCGGATGAAAAATATGAAGATGATCTGATTAAACGGGTAGTTGAGGAGAGGGAAAGACCAGTACGTCGTGGTTCAATCAAAGGTAGGATTGTTGTTCCTCGCTATATAACTAAAGGTCATGAAAATCTCTACCGTGACTACTTCGCTGATCCACCTATATTTTCTGATAATGTTTTTCGGAGAAGGTTCCGAATGAGACGCCATGTTTTTCTTAGAATTCAAAATGCAGTGCTTTTATGTGATCCATATTTCTTGCAAAAAAGGAATGTTGCGGGAGCTATCGGCTTGTCATCATATCAAAAGATAACTGCTGCACTACGAATGCTTGCTTATGGAGTTCCAGCAGATTATGTAGATGAATACGTTCGAATTGGTGAAAGTACTGCTCTAAAGAGTCTTAAAAGGTTTGTTAATGCTGTAGTTGTTATGTTTGGTGATGAGTACTTGAGACCACCAAATAGTAACGACATAGCTAGATTGCTTTCAATTGGTGAAAAACGTGGATTTCCTGGAATGTTGGGGAGCATAGACTGTATGCATTGGAGATGGAAAAATTGTCCATCTGCATGGCAAGGTATGTATTCTGGTCACTACCATGAACCAACAATTATATTGGAAGTTGTAGCTTCATACGATCTTTGGATTTGGCATGCCTTTTTTGGATTGCCAGGATCTCACAATGATATCAATGTGTTAGATCGGTCTTCTTTATTTGATGACCTAGCCACAGGACGTGCTCCTCCTGTCAACTATTTAGTTAATGGCAAACCGTATGATATGGGATACTATCTTGCTGATGGTATATATCCAACATGGGCGACATTTGTAAAGACAATACCAGCTCCACAAGGAAATAAGAAGAAACACTTTGCTAAACAACAGGAGGGAGCAAGAAAAGATGTAGAGCGAGCATTTGGAGTACTCCAAGCACGTTTTGCAATTGTACGAGGACCAGCACGTTTATGGAATCAAGAGACACTTAAGGATATCATGACAGCATGCATAATAATGCACAATATGATTGTGGAAGACGAGCGAGATGATGACCACTATATTAGAAATATTGGTCGAGATCGTGATAGTGAAATTGATCAAATCATTGAGAATTATGATATAGTTGGAGAGCCTTCAAATGTATTACCATCACATGAGCGAACACAAACATTGATGGAGTTCATTGACAACCATCTCCGCATTAAAGATGGGGAGACTCATTCTAGACTACAAGGCGATCTTATCGAACACTTATGGCAGCTACATGGAGGAGAATGAATTATCATTTTGTAGTACTCATTTTAGTTATTGGTTTCTGTTTCAATTACACAATTGAATAAAACACAGTATTTGTGTTGAATTTTACATAAAAATGATGAAATTGTTCTGCATTAAATTTTTGAATTCAATACAAGTTATCTGATATGAGCAATGCATAAAGAACAGTACTAAGTAATCTTGAATGTTTGAATTCAATACAAGTTATCTGATATGAGCAATGCATAAAGAACAGTACTAAGTAATCTTGAATGAATCTGTAatcatttcaaaactttaagagaataaataaattattgaaACTCTTTCAAGTCTTATGAAGAGAACAATACTAAAGATAGAAGTACATCATCAGCTCTCAATGTAGCTGAAAATGTACAACTttctgatacgctcaaagcaagcgcataatttaaccctgaaaagatcgttagtagtataagcaaatagggatcgttctattccggggattgagggtacacctgtcattgtcaaacaattaaacaattaaaattaaaacaaagtataatatttacaaatgtattcacaaaatataaacattttacacgaaaaggggggattttgtttttggttttttcgaaaatgaaactaagttaacaaaaacaattaaaatgcaaaaacataaaaatacgaatggaatgaaggaacaaagatcaaaaccgaaacttatgattaaaattgattcaaaccctaatattgttcatctaagtcatgagaaaggagttgatcatgtgaaacattcgaaagcaaatgaattcccattttttacttttcaatgctaattaacctaagcgaaagcacctagattaatcctatcaaacatgcaatcaaaccctagaaagctagtcaatcatgtcatgtttaacgcattacacatagagaaaggctatcaactcaagtgtacaacttagtatggaaaagtccacctaattgcaattctctttaattaaattcgatctttgtacaaaacctttactactttgattcaagtttacacaaaacgaaaagtcgatttcatgttcttaaacctagcaccattcatatcgaaaccctaagtgtttgcaaccacataagattaaaatacaaaagttatctataacgcaaatttaattaaacaaacccacataagcaactctcgaatcacaatatatgaatctgaaaattctcaattaatcataaaaattccagaaataatactttgttcaaacatatatgtcaactagttcataaccaacgaaattcaaagcaaaggttacaaaggagaataggattacaccgtggatgaagatgagatggatgattcacgttgtggattcttgaaactcgaaagcaagcttcaaggatggctatggatggaagtgctcacggcttctcttcttcttctttggccttgcttgaactcgtggagatgactaaacttgaaactagaggatggaaaggaaaatggaaaggaaatggagagacaaagaaaatggaatggatgaaggaatgtcttttcttctttgttgtagcctctatttataggctaccaagcaaaactatttggatttaaacaaatgatgatatgttaggtttgagcatttaaacattaatggaatttattaggtttgagcatttaaacactaatggaatttgttaggtttgaatatttaaacactaatggaatttgttaggtttgagtcactttctactcatttttccttcaattaattctccaccaagacttcagattttgcccgtgacttcttcatatgaaatgatccatcatgagtgtagatcattctgtaaaattttcagaatttatctccatgtgtttgggccggaatttctgctggactccttacaggtccagttttccagttttgcttctgcagaaaattgggctgactgtttgaaggccttccacttctttttggctcttgcactcttcataagaaatgtttcttaggatgtctagaatggatctggaaggtttcagctcatttgaagttcatttggtcaggtggtcgctccttcttccttgcttggcttggtttctcctagccggagtaggaaaatgtgtaaagttgacctttttagtgcatttccatttttctccatcattttatggacctaacacttatttcatcatcatctactccaatgtacctaaaaataaaaattgaattaaaaatcgattcgttaaggaattaactaagcaaaatgtgaggaattaactattaaaatatcacattaaaatgcttctatcaaattcccccacacttagcttttgctagtcccttagcaaaatcaaaacacagacacaactaagactcaacgaaaatttaaagactctacaaatacaatgactctattgcccttcaactttttgtctcagcaatctcttactttcaccacaccaagattagcactcaaccaagaattaatgtttaggcattcgagagttaattaaaacatgtaatccacacatacacaagtaggacttggttgtaacaatggtgatgggtttaagcttagcatgcttcagacaagtatgattcaaatctcacaagtatatccctctttcttctctcagatcatggcaatgcttaaaagcttattcactcaagtacatgtgaaagataaacaaagtagatcacatatgtatagaaacaaaagcacataatttttcttttaaagatctcatgaaggatatcaactacttgcacgaatggactgccataggttcaactcttgtaacttatctccacatcaagggctgtcccatcttaaggatcaagaaggtcctctctcaagggttgtaatggggctcaggctcaaggtttaaagaaacgaaaggtaaggatttatcaaagtgtcctaaaaacctagtagagctcatatgaatgtagagatttcgaaatattccaccaaggcattgcaaaaacgtcacttccccatagtggtaatataagagggccaaatgtcttcatgttgggcccaatcttcaatgtaaacttcccttgaatctagtgaaatggacaaaggccaaatttttctgtagtgggccttcaattcaaagcaaactccaaaatcactaagtatggggtattaaagtccatatacttttctttttatttctttttagctgtatatatatatatatttttttttctttattttcatttttcacggctttcacatatcttttctttatggacaattctacccccacacttgaactttcacctcttctcaatcttcatctttaacaccaaacccatgtaatatgtctcaaaagttagctccactaagttcttagaacaaagggtagagttgtaactatactaagcttcatggttaaggattttaagggtgatgaacgaaaaggcttaatgtaggctcaaaggggcttaactagaggggtcccacgacgggcacaattggggacacaagtttatttggcaatggtggtaattcctagagaacctctatcccttccagaatcagggccatgtattgatatcacgtctcaacaagcacaagagcgaattctagcattctctagtccattaaacttaatctatggcaagcagtcaatcaagatgaaagaataatgagatcatcaaaacatcgccaagaaattaagaatatattttc
Protein-coding regions in this window:
- the LOC133716741 gene encoding uncharacterized protein LOC133716741; amino-acid sequence: MAIGMVMVRAAAWWDFYGNYGNRDGNGEMGRGNMLGEDGMHDMGLVGQRQRRWVKPSGGVIKLNIDGALEVTKGVFGTGAVCRDENGTCIGVLAVPMVGFVSPQTCEFLALVNGLHFCLQAGFTRLEIEGDAQNIFQALNSDQEDLSSDGALVDEAKVLLSSFQFCSWGYIPRECNNAAHCVAKVALSLPFPTYWWRMAPDWLIPILVDESL
- the LOC133716742 gene encoding uncharacterized protein LOC133716742 encodes the protein MASQSIASRWIRKRFLKKNDIADEKYEDDLIKRVVEERERPVRRGSIKGRIVVPRYITKGHENLYRDYFADPPIFSDNVFRRRFRMRRHVFLRIQNAVLLCDPYFLQKRNVAGAIGLSSYQKITAALRMLAYGVPADYVDEYVRIGESTALKSLKRFVNAVVVMFGDEYLRPPNSNDIARLLSIGEKRGFPGMLGSIDCMHWRWKNCPSAWQGSHNDINVLDRSSLFDDLATGRAPPVNYLVNGKPYDMGYYLADGIYPTWATFVKTIPAPQGNKKKHFAKQQEGARKDVERAFGVLQARFAIVRGPARLWNQETLKDIMTACIIMHNMIVEDERDDDHYIRNIGRDRDSEIDQIIENYDIVGEPSNVLPSHERTQTLMEFIDNHLRIKDGETHSRLQGDLIEHLWQLHGGE